CCATAATAAAGCTTGTTTTGTAACACTAATTACGGCCAGTCGAGCGGCCGCCCATTAGAGATGCAACTATGCGCCTTCAAGGTTGGCCTGGCGCAAGAAGAATCACAGAAAACTATGCGATGAAAGTGATTCGCGGGGACGCGTAAACAATTCCATGGGATTTGCGTAGGAATAAGCGGGAGTGATCGGGGAGCGACACATGCTCAAGGATCtcgatcgtttgttccgttCGCTCTCGAACTTATTCGCGAAGGGCAAGACGAGCCcgcaactattgggttggcaactaagtaatcgcggatttgttcaatgaaatgaaaaatttctttttacttggaacgaagtttcatctgtaatgtattttccattttgttcgatgaccttttgccatgtTATTTCTAAGAATAACAATATTGTAAGAAACGTGGAAATTGCAAAAACTCTGCGAATTGGAATGCCATGTTCTATTCGGTGCTTTCCATTTTTCAAATTTGTCGTAATATTGTCTCTTCTCTAGATTCATGATATTTTATCATGATTCatgatattttataatatacatacattataaaAAAGTGTATTGTATTGgattgacaactaagtaatcgccgatttgttcaatgaaataaaaagtttctttttacttggaacgaagtttcatctgtaatgtattttccattttgttcgatgaccttttgtcaTGTTATTTCTGAGAATGTTATTTCTAAGCTAATGCTATTTGCCATGCTATTTCTAAGAATAACAATATTGTaagaaacgttgaaattgcaaaAACTCTGCGAATTGGAATGCCACGTTCTATTCGGTGCTTCCCATTTTCCAAATTTGTCTCGTAATATTGTCTCTTCTCTAGATTCatgatattttataatatacatacattataaaAAGTGTATTGTATTGGACTGGCAACtgagtaatcgccgatttgttcaatgaaatgaaaaatttctttttacttgaaaCGAAGTttcatctgtaatgtattttccattttgttcgatgaccttttgccatctctctgacaacttgaaaattccacgctcgtagaatgtctgatccttttcggccaaaaactgagttaagtgagattttacagcgtcatcgtcgttaaaagttttaccacgaagggagttgtccagggatcgaaataagtggtgatccgatggcgcgagatcagggctatatggtgggtgtaacatcgattcccaaccaatattcatcaatttttgccgagtggacaaagacgtgtgcggcctagcattgtcctgctggaaaatgacacctttacgatcgaccaattctggtcgcttttccttgaccgctgcattcaatttgtccagttgctaacgttcacggataataaaaaataacataataataataataattttataatataacatttacggatatcataaaaatgggagtgagagacacatctataactgaaatcggcaattgcttagttgccaactcaatagTTGTTGAGTCCCACTTCCGACAGGCTTGTTCGTTTGCCCCTTTCCCGATTCGACGCATTACGTGGTCTACGTTAAATGCGGGTTGCGACATGTTGGTTCGAGGAAGTGCAAAACAACGATGCGTGACAAAGATCTTTCCACATTCTTGCATTCTCATTATGCGCCGACCGTATTGATGTCTATTATTCGGGACGTCACTGATTCTTGACATGTTCAGAATTCTTTGGATCGTGGTCATCCGGTTCGCGAGGAGCTACAGTCAATTCTAATTAATCGTGTCACCGGCTATCCAAGGTTGAGCGTACTTAGAAAGAGAGTTGGATCGACAGAAGGCGCGTTAAAGAGACGAAGGAAATGTTTGCCGGAGCACGTGGCCGATCATAAATTTTTAACGCGTTTCTTGAAACGTTATCGGTAGACCGCCGATCTTTATACGTAATAAAAACTGTTTTAGTTGATTGTAAGAAACTTAAATTAGTTGAAAATGTCACTTTTCCTTTGATAATTGAATtgtaacaagttgaaaataatgtaacaatatcctcaaATCGTTCTAAAGACCTTGCAATTCTATATTTGACcatttcgtcataaatgcataaaattcgcagtgtggttatacagggtgtcccaagattatagtacttccgggaaatgagggattactgaggttatttgaagtaacttcttccttagctcAAACGCGATCTGCCGTTTCGTTTAcgcgttattaacgaaaaacagagtggccaatgagcggaactgggctttgccCGCTCGTTAGCTCGCCCGCCTTGCGCCAGTCGAGcttgcttctcattggtcagtgtttttcgctaataactcgtaaacaaaactgcggattgcattttcgctaaggaaaaagttacttcgaataacctcaggaatctctcactTGCCGGAAgcatcataattttgggacaccctgtatatgaggAATTTCAAATATCTCAGATCGTGTCAATCGAAAGGCGTTCTATGGTAGAACGAAACCATTCGACATGACGATGGCAATGAATGAGAACGATGCATTTGCGATTAACTGGCTTATCGTTATCGTCATCATTAAATCCACTTGTTCAACGTTCCAGGAAGTCGATGAGTTGTTGCTGTACTTAGCTATAGCCGGAGGAGTGGTCGCAGGAGCTTTGTTAATTCTATTTATTTTGGTGATTCTCCTCTTTGTGAAAGTGAATCGATTAGCCACCGATGGGTAAGTACACGCTTCACCGAAAACTATTGAAACGTTAccttttttattttctgcacgcAATACTCCACCTTGATTCCCACAACCTAGTGTAAATTCATTTCGTGAATGATCCCCCATTGAGCTTCGCTTCGAAATGTGTACACCGCGCGGAAGGCTTCGCTTCTTAATTACACTTCGTTACGAAGTatgtatatttttcatattgaaAACGTTTGACTTCAAATTCTCATGAAAATTGTACGTGTCAGTTGCATAGCCGACGTTTCGTTTTGTTGGGACGAGCCACGTTCTCGACGATGTAGGCCGAAAATCGGGATATGTCACGTAAGATTCACACATACACGATTGATTGTCAAATCCACGACTTCTCGGTGGTACACGGAATAGAGAGCATTTTTAGTAATTGCGTGACTCACTTGCTTGCAACGTTGATATCGTATCTTCGGTGCGACGCGGCATGATTGTTTAGCTTATCTCGTTAGAAAAATGTCAGACGGGTACAGGAGTTAAGAGATGATTGCTCGCGACCGCATTTACTTTTCCGTAATTATTCTCCGACCCGTGGAAAGATTCACTCCGTCGCAGTACAATTGTTTTTCTTCTGAAAATGAAAGCGAgatatgaacaaaaaatatgaacaaaatttGAACAAAGAAGAAGGATACAGGAAGTTGAAAATGAGCAAAATTTTATGATGAAAATTAAAATATGATTGTAGAAGTATATATGgaacgtttattttgaaagttgtGCAAGTCgcactttctttcgtttcgagaaagTCGAATGTTAGCAGATccgacaattaaaaaatataggttaattgtgcgaagtctgggaatgtttgtactaatttatcaatatgtaatttgattatataaatttcttttaggcgaatttaactaaaataatgtacaatttccaggctgcaaatggactcttacaccactttcataattagtcaattgtaaatatcatttaatttcaattttgaaataactaATATCGCTTAAAATATATCtcatattaatccaattttgtttataaataataacaagaaataaaataggatcagcattttttattttgaacgttaattatatttatatattgttaaactcaACACAAGATATTtggtattattaataattaataataccaatattgttatataatattatatataataattattatataataatacgaatattatataattaataattattattaattatggcTACGCGATTTCTTTTACcggccaattttaaattgaacaaagcattggcattttttaagccattaaatactaactagttataaacaaaaagtttacactaaattaagcataaattacgtcgtatctcatttttttcaaaaaaaggacttacaccactttcaaaataaacggtccatatgtCGTGCCTTCTATGAGAACTGCAACGGATTAAATCACAGTTTGTGAAAACGATCTTAGGCTAAATATTAAGTACGGGAACTACTATTGCATAatgtagtttttttttttttaaacgagaCAGCGCCATTAAAGTGTTTGATTTTTTAGATCGAATCAGTTAAATAGACAAACGAGTATGATGGCAGACTTTTGTTATACGAATCCCACGATTGTGCCTGGAGAACTGCTATCTCGTCGTGGTTTCTCGATGTACAGCGGCTCGGAAAATTTTAACGACGACTATGGAATAAAGAGCAAACAACAGTATGGCACTTATCACGAGGCCCGATCGAAATTTTAAGGAAAAAGGTGTAAGTGACGTCGGCCAATAATTGATCGAGGAGTTGTCAGTTATTCCTCCTGCGCCGATTCATAAATAATAAGACTCGTGTAAATCTAATCATATCATCATTTgccataaaatttatttatctatgctatatatatagttatttataTAAAACTTCGCTATCATTTATCGGTTAATTTAGCGAACACGCTTGAAACACTGAGGAAATTACTTTAATCGGTATACTAAGCAAAGTATTCGATgtggaaaattataattaaatataacgaCAACGAATATTATGTTACAATTAAGTTCATCTAGTATCCAATGAGTGGAGGAATGAAATTCTTCCAATTAGTACACCGAATCAACGGCAGGTGTCGCCACATGTATTAGTCTGCTTGGTATAATCGCGTGACTGTGTTCGTAGCTGGGGCATTAAAACCTTATAAACCTTATAAAAACCAAACATTAATTCTCTTCGATCGAGACAAATgttattcaatattttttctgatttttttttcaattatttattgtacATTAATTATCTATAGTGATGGAATCCCAAAACTATGCGCCTAAAAATGGGATTTATCTTGTTATACAGCtgtgtacaataaatataactatgttACGCATTCATCTgttttcttattattcttacttAATAACAACAACACTCCCGTGGAGCGACGagtatttttatcattttattttatttttatttaaatttttataatttcttgaAACCCATTTTCAAGCGTTTCTTTTCGTTACGATAAAATTTACGGTGCAACAGTGCTTCGTAAGAGTGTTGATCAATATATTTCGTGTTCGCGTTTGTCGATCACTTCAAATCTCCACGAGAGTCCCATTGTCTTATCGCTTAATTAAGTGTAACTTAAAAGTAACTTTTGAaaaaattaatctttttttGCATTGTCGATTGCATGTCGATTGCATGTCGATTGCATGTCGATCGCTCTGAATCTCCACGAGGATTCATTATCGATGCATTATCGTTTACTTGAGTGCGTATTCCAGTGTGAACTTTAAAAAAAAGTCGATGTTTTTTTGCATATTCTTAAAGGACAGTTTCCAAACCGTTCTGAAAAACAGCACAGTTTCGAGAAAAACAGTTTGGAAACTGTTCCGAAAAAACAACatagtttcgagaaaaatgcCTTTAACGTTTAAATATCATAGATGATGTCTCACAATCAACTCGACCAACTGACTCGAAATTTTAACTACGTATTTCGTGCATATGTTCATACAGCCCCTATTAGAATCAGCCAAAAAATTTCCTCGCACCGACCTTCTATAAAAGCGATTATTAGAGTATGCAGTGCCACTGATTTGTAACTTCTTTTCGTTCCAAAAATGTTAAAACGTTCTATGAGATACGTAGAAATAAACCACGCCAATTTGACCGCGAACGGTATAACAGTTTCTTCGCAAAAAAATTCTCTAAAAAGATGAAAAACGCGCACACCGCGCTAGAACATCCCCTTAATTTCCAGCCGCCGCGTGTGTGTCGGGTAACTGGCCCTCGCTCATCCGACATCGTCTACGGAAACGCGATACCTCCCCGTTATCTTGACTCCCATAGCTCTCAAATGCGATCTTGCCGAATCGCGGACGCAGAAATCGTCGATGAGGATGAAATCATGCACAGAGGTTGAAAGAGCAGGAGAAATCAGAGCCGTTTGCACACGAGGCTCCTCGTGTCGCGAGGCGCGTACGTTGAACACCGACCGTGCAcgtcaggggtgtcaaactcaaaagctaacttgggccaaataaacaatgcttaactttagttgggccgcaaaaaaaaaagaatcaatgttcatagaaacaaatacttttatttcgactagtacattgtaataaacacatataaAGTTCAATTATCGTTTACGCCCTGATACtcgacatctcttctctgacaCTATCTTCCCTATTTCGCGAGAAATACTTCTTTCTCGCAAAAATGtccatctcgggccgcgagttcgaCACCCCTGTGATCCAACGGGGTCGTTCGGACGGCACGATTCGGTAGCACACGATGCATTTTCCTCGCTGCATCGCGTGCACGCGTGTCGCGACACGGTTATATCGTCGCGTGAAACTGGTCTTAGGCGTCCGAGAATCTTTTAGTAGGGGAATAACGTAAGTCGAGGAAGTCGAAGGGGAAACGGATAACGTTCCTTTGTACGAGCGTCCGTCAGATAGTAAAGGGTACATCGAGCTACTCGGGACGAGTGCCACACACATGGACCGAGGGAAATCTGTGCGCTGGTGGCTCGCACGTAGTATAGGTACACTTGCTGGTCGCTTTTAGAGCAGAAGTGGAGCACCTTTCCGGCCTGTACACGCGACCGTCTTCGGAGTGGGTGGCGATGAGGACGTAGGGTAGGGATACAGACGATGTTACGGGGAGTAGGCAATAGCATGGGGATAGGCCGTAATTGGTATAAAATCATCGAGCAAACACATCGGACAAGACAGCCCGAGGGTTGTGGGCGGCGTTACGTGCCGTCGCCCTGGTTACCGCGGGGCGACTCTGCTAAAGCACCCCTTCGCCTTGATTGCGCACAGGCCCATCCCCCGTACGTATGTATCATACAAGCGTGTGTGTATGTACAGGGGGATTTTGCGTTGTGTTCCCGTTCCTGCCCCCCCTCCCGCGTTATTCCGTGCACCTACACGCCCGCGAAAGCGCCACGCCACCACCACCTGGCCCTCTGCATGCCAGATTTACAACACAGGCGAGCCGTACGATTTTTCCTTGTGCGTGTGTGTGCGCCGCGGGCATAATCGGTGTGCGTGGAACTATCCGTAACCGGTAGCTGTAGCGTACCATCGCAAGTGAGATCCTTCGGTCATCGTATTTCCGAATATATCGGAAACTGTATCTCGCCCGTTCCCACTCCGCGCGGAGAAACATTCTCTAGGTGGTTGTACGGCGCGACTTTATCGGGGATTTATTCGAACTGCAGCGGCCGTCGCGGAATCTGGGTTATCCGTTTACCGTGCTCACCGTGCGATAAGACGTTTCATACTAATGGAACATGTTCTTTTTCAGTCATCGAGGTCAAATTGAACATAATATTGTATGGCACAGAAATCTAACCGTCGAGTTCCAAGCACGGAATTCAACTTTTCGAGTTAGGGAAGAGTAGCCGAACGATAGTTAGCTGTCGACGATAGTAAATTAAATAGTTTCGTTTATGTGTTTTATTATAAACGGCTCGACAATTTCGGCCACTGTTGTTCACAAATCCAGCCAATTTGTTCATTGGCATAACCTTCGCTTTTAGAGTTGCGCTTCTGGGTTATCCGTTTACCGTGCTCACCGTGCGATAAGACGTTTCATTCTAATGGACCATGCTCTTTTTCAGTCAAATTGAACATAATATTGTGTCGCACAGAAATCCAACGGACGAATTTCTGCGGGTCGAGTTCCAAGTACGGAATTCAACTTTTCGAGTTAGGGAGGAGTAGCCGAACGATAGTTAGCTGTCGACGATAGTAAATTAAATAGTTTCGTTTATGTGTTTTATTATGGACAGCTCGACGATTTTGGCCACTGTTCAAAGTCCAGCCAATTTGTTCATTGGCATAACCTTCGCTTTTAGAGTTGCGCTTCTGGGTTATCCGTTTACCGTGCTCACCGTGCGATAAGACGTTTCATTCTAATGGACCATGCTCTTTTTCAGTCAAATTGAACATAATATTGTGTCGCACAGAAATCCAACGGACGAATTTCTGCGGGTCGAG
The Megalopta genalis isolate 19385.01 chromosome 18, iyMegGena1_principal, whole genome shotgun sequence DNA segment above includes these coding regions:
- the LOC117228469 gene encoding uncharacterized protein LOC117228469, whose amino-acid sequence is MEVDELLLYLAIAGGVVAGALLILFILVILLFVKVNRLATDGSNQLNRQTSMMADFCYTNPTIVPGELLSRRGFSMYSGSENFNDDYGIKSKQQYGTYHEARSKF